From Aedes albopictus strain Foshan chromosome 1, AalbF5, whole genome shotgun sequence, one genomic window encodes:
- the LOC134291158 gene encoding uncharacterized protein LOC134291158, with translation MAFALRFIDNARLKSKGLTLQLGVLQQEELKRAEETLWKVAQAEAFPEEISILSTTQGSPTARHGRVSKSSLIYKKWPYLDQRGVLRMRGRIGAATFAPMEAKYPAILPRQHPITFLVTDWYHRRYRHANREIVTNEMRQRFEVSKLRSLVEKVSKKCMMCRVIKAMPDPPVMAPLPEARLQPYVRPFTYVGLDYFGPVLVKVGRSLVKRWIALFTCLTVRAVHLEVVHSLSTESCVMAVRRFISRRGSPAEFHSDNGTCFQGASKELDREHVRARNDALAAVFTSTTTRWRFIPPSSPHMGGAWERLVRSVKVAIGAIIDAPRRPDDETLETILFEAEAMINSRPLTYIPLESADQEALTPNHFLLGSSNGYKVHSDEVVEGSAILRSSWKLAQAITNGFWSRWVKEYLPVITRRGKWFKEARDLVVGDLVMIVGGTARDQWIRGRVKEVFPGRDGRVRQALVRTASGILRRPATKLAMLDVMEVGKPGHGVPEDQEIHQGLREGGCHDEPPRCSSTVA, from the coding sequence ATGGCCTTTGCGCTCCGATTCATCGACAATGCTCGTCTCAAAAGTAAGGGTTTAACACTGCAGTTAGGAGTTCTTCAGCAGGAGGAACTCAAGCGTGCCGAGGAAACGCTCTGGAAGGTGGCACAAGCGGAAgccttccctgaagaaatttcgattCTTTCAACAACGCAAGGGTCTCCAACAGCTCGTCATGGACGCGTGTCGAAATCAAGTCTAATTTACAAAAAATGGCCCTACCTCGATCAGCGAGGAGTACTGCGGATGCGGGGTCGGATCGGAGCGGCAACCTTCGCACCAATGGAAGCTAAGTATCCCGCCATCCTCCCTAGACAACACCCAATCACATTTCTAGTTACTGACTGGTATCATCGCCGCTATCGCCATGCCAATCGTGAGATCGTTACCAACGAAATGCGCCAACGATTTGAGGTCTCCAAACTGCGTTCGCTGGTCGAAAAAGTTTCGAAGAAGTGTATGATGTGCCGTGTCATAAAAGCAATGCCTGACCCTCCTGTAATGGCTCCACTTCCCGAGGCCAGACTCCAGCCGTACGTACGACCATTCACGTACGTTGGACTTGACTACTTCGGACCGGTGTTAGTCAAAGTCGGCCGTAGTCTTGTGAAAAGGTGGATCGCACTTTTTACATGTCTCACCGTGCGGGCGGTACACTTGGAGGTTGTTCACAGTTTGTCTACGGAATCATGTGTTATGGCTGTGCGCCGTTTCATTTCGCGACGTGGTTCACCAGCTGAGTTCCACTCGGACAATGGAACCTGTTTTCAAGGCGCTAGCAAAGAGCTGGATCGGGAGCATGTACGAGCTAGAAACGACGCTTTAGCTGCAGTGTTCACGAGTACGACCACTCGATGGCGTTTCATTCCCCCCTCATCGCCGCATATGGGAGGAGCGTGGGAAAGGTTGGTGCGATCGGTGAAGGTGGCCATAGGAGCTATCATCGATGCCCCTCGCAGACCCGACGACGAGACGTTGGAAACAATTTTGTTCGAAGCCGAAGCGATGATCAATTCGCGACCGCTCACCTACATCCCTCTCGAATCCGCGGACCAAGAAGCGCTAACCCCTAACCATTTCTTGTTAGGATCTTCTAATGGTTATAAGGTACATTCGGACGAAGTAGTCGAAGGGTCAGCGATTCTACGGAGCAGTTGGAAGTTAGCACAGGCTATCACCAATGGATTTTGGTCAAGGTGGGTTAAGGAGTATCTTCCCGTAATCACACGAAGGGGAAAGTGGTTCAAGGAAGCACGGGACTTAGTCGTCGGAGATTTGGTGATGATAGTAGGAGGAACGGCGAGGGACCAGTGGATCCGAGGACGTGTGAAGGAAGTGTTTCCAGGACGGGATGGGCGAGTGAGACAAGCATTGGTTCGAACAGCATCAGGAATTCTACGGAGACCAGCAACGAAGTTGGCGATGCTCGACGTTATGGAGGTCGGTAAACCTGGGCATGGAGTTCCAGAAGACCAGGAGATTCACCAGGGTTTACGGGAGGGGGGATGTCACGACGAGCCCCCCCGTTGCAGCTCAACTGTGGCCTAG
- the LOC109430404 gene encoding omega-amidase NIT2, protein MIKMARAGFRIALLQLKVGPNKSQNVANALTRIRSAVKDDGARVVALPECFNSPYGTQHFAEYAEEVPSGETSRSLSAIAKELGIYLIGGTIPERNPTENKIYNTCTVWSPEGDLMATYRKIHLFDINIPGGITFRESDVLTGGSDLAIVPIDGAKIGIGICYDIRFDELARLYRNKGCDMLIFPGAFNMKTGPLHWELLARARANDTQSYVATISPARDAGAGYVAWGHSMVVDPWAQVVASAKEGEETVLADLEFAKVDEVRAQIPIFSQRRTDLYDTEQQKS, encoded by the exons ATGATCAAAATGGCAAGAG CCGGCTTTCGAATCGCTCTACTGCAGCTGAAAGTAGGACCTAATAAATCCCAGAATGTGGCCAATGCGCTCACCCGAATCAGATCGGCGGTCAAGGATGACGGAGCCCGGGTCGTAGCCCTTCCGGAGTGCTTCAACTCGCCGTATGGAACGCAACACTTTGCCGAGTATGCCGAGGAAGTCCCAAGTGGTGAAACTAGCCGCAGTTTGTCAGCAATCGCCAAGGAACTGGGAATCTATCTCATTGGTGGAACCATTCCAGAGAGAAATCCCACAGAGAACAAAATCTACAACACTTGTACGGTATGGTCGCCTGAGGGCGACCTAATGGCAACTTACAGGAAAATCCACCTGTTTGACATCAACATCCCCGGTGGAATAACATTCCGTGAGTCGGACGTCCTCACAGGAGGTAGTGATTTGGCCATTGTTCCCATCGATGGTGCCAAAATCGGAATCGGCATTTGCTACGACATTCGGTTCGATGAGTTGGCTCGGCTTTACCGGAACAAAGGATGCGATATGCTGATTTTCCCGGGTGCGTTCAACATGAAAACGGGACCGTTGCATTGGGAGCTGCTCGCGCGTGCCAGGGCCAATGACACTCAGTCGTACGTGGCGACTATTTCACCGGCTAGAGATGCGGGAGCGGGTTATGTTGCATGGGGGCATTCGATGGTGGTGGATCCGTGGGCGCAAGTGGTTGCATCGGCCAAGGAAGGCGAAGAAACGGTGCTGGCCGATTTGGAGTTTGCGAAAGTGGACGAAGTGCGGGCGCAGATTCCGATTTTCAGCCAAAGAAGGACGGATTTGTACGATACGGAACAGCAGAAAAGTTGA